From the genome of Candidatus Acidiferrales bacterium:
GGTTTTTGTCGTTGTCGTTGACGCTGAAGAAAACGGTGCCTGATTTCGGGAGGGGATTTCCCGCCGCGGCTTGCGACTTCGCGTAAGCCGCTCCGAAATTCGAATCTATTCCCATAACTTCGCCTGTAGAACGCATCTCCGGTCCCAGGAAAACTTTTACCCTTGCAAACCGGTTGAAAGGGAATACTGCTTCCTTGATGGAGATATGATCGAAATGGTTGTTGGTCGCGTCGAGGTTCATATCCTTCAGCTTTTTCCCGAACATAATCTTTGTCGCGATCTTCGCAAGCGGAAGCCCGATGCTCTTGCTAACGAACGGAACCGTGCGGCTCGCGCGCGGATTGACTTCAAGTATGTAAACTATGTCGTCCTTCATCGCAAACTGGATATTCATCAATCCTACGACCTTCAGTCCCTTGGCAAGCATATTGGTATAATCTTTAATTTCTTTCAGGCATTTGTCGGTGATCATATATGGAGGTATCACCGCTGCGCTGTCTCCCGAATGAATGCCTGCCTCTTCGATGTGTTCCATGATGGCCCCGATCACGACATCGTCTCCATCGGCAACTGCATCGACGTCGAATTCGAACGCATCTTCGAGGAACCTGTCGATCAGGACCGGCTTGTCGGGAGAAACGTCTGCGGCGGTCTGCATATAATGCCTGAGCGATTCTTCATTGTAGCAAATTTCCATCGCGCGCCCGCCGAGAACGTATGACGGTCTCACGAGCACTGGATATTTGATATACGAAGCGACGTCGACGGCTTCGGCGACGGAATATGCAGTCCCGAATTCAGGATGAGGAATCTTAAGCCTTCTAAGAAGCTCGCCGAATCGTTTTCTGTCCTCAGCGATGTCGATACCCTCTGAGCTTGTGCCGAGGAGTTTGACGCCGGCTTCATCCAGGGGCTTTGCAAGTTTGAGCGGAGTCTGCCCGCCGAAGCTTACTATCACGCCTTCCGGTTTTTCTTCCTCGATAACGTTCATCACGTCTTCAAAAGTGAGTGGTTCGAAGTAAAGTTTGTCCGCGGTATCATAGTCGGTCGAAACCGTCTCAGGATTGCAGTTGATCATTATTGCCTCGTAGCCTTCCTCGCGCGCCGCGAGGACGCCATGGACACAGCAGTAATCGAATTCGATCCCCTGCCCGATCCTGTTGGGGCCGCTTCCGAGAATTATTACTTTCTTCCTGCCGCTTCGTACCGCCTCGTTTTCTTCCTGGTATGTGGAGAAATGATAAGGTGTCTCGGCTTCAAACTCCGCAGCACACGTGTCGACCGTTTTGAAGACAGGCCTTACGCCCAATCCATCTCGCAGGTCTCTGATCCTGCTCTCGGATGCTCCGAATATTTCACCGAGCTGTCGGTCTGAATAGCCCAGCTGCTTTGCTCTGAGGAGAATTTCTTTATTTAAAGGCTTCTTCTTCATTTCAGTTTAATCGGCAGATACTCGTGCAATAATTTGCAGCAATAAGGAGAGAAAACAACGAACGACATTTTCACGCCTCGACATAAAAGTTTTCTCTCAACTTGTTTTCGAAATCGACGATTTCTTTGACATTTTTCAGGAACCATGGGTCAATCTTGGTGAGCTCAAAAATTTCTTCGACCGACAGACCCGCTTGGAGGGCATACCTTAGATAAAAAATGTTATCGGGTGTAGTTCTCTTGAGCTGATTGGCAATGACCCTTTTTGCTTCCTGTACCATGGTGTCCTTCAGCTTAGAAAAATCATATTTATCCTTTCCGTCACCGCCGATTCCGAAGCGGCCCTGCTCGAGAGAGCGAAGCGCCTTCTGAAGGGCTTCCTTGAATGTACTTCCGATCGCCATAGCCTCGCCGACCGATTTCATCTGGACGCCGAGCGTGTCATCTGCTCCTTTAAATTTTTCAAAATCCCATCGCGGTATTTTTACGACGACATAATCGATCGAAGGCTCAAAGGATGCCGGAGTCTTTTTTGTAATGTCGTTCGGAATCTCGTCGAGCGTGTAGCCGGCTGCAAGCATAGCAGCAATCTTCGCAATCGGGAATCCCGTGGCTTTCGACGCAAGCGCGCTGGAACGTGAGACTCTCGGATTCATTTCGATGACGACCATTCGACCGTCGACGGGATTGATCGCGAATTGGATATTCGAGCCGCCCGTCTCGACTCCGACGGCGCGAATAACTTTCTTCGCCCAGTCCCGCATTTTCTGGTATTCGCGGTCGGTCAATGTCTGAGCCGGCGCCAC
Proteins encoded in this window:
- the carB gene encoding carbamoyl-phosphate synthase large subunit encodes the protein MKKKPLNKEILLRAKQLGYSDRQLGEIFGASESRIRDLRDGLGVRPVFKTVDTCAAEFEAETPYHFSTYQEENEAVRSGRKKVIILGSGPNRIGQGIEFDYCCVHGVLAAREEGYEAIMINCNPETVSTDYDTADKLYFEPLTFEDVMNVIEEEKPEGVIVSFGGQTPLKLAKPLDEAGVKLLGTSSEGIDIAEDRKRFGELLRRLKIPHPEFGTAYSVAEAVDVASYIKYPVLVRPSYVLGGRAMEICYNEESLRHYMQTAADVSPDKPVLIDRFLEDAFEFDVDAVADGDDVVIGAIMEHIEEAGIHSGDSAAVIPPYMITDKCLKEIKDYTNMLAKGLKVVGLMNIQFAMKDDIVYILEVNPRASRTVPFVSKSIGLPLAKIATKIMFGKKLKDMNLDATNNHFDHISIKEAVFPFNRFARVKVFLGPEMRSTGEVMGIDSNFGAAYAKSQAAAGNPLPKSGTVFFSVNDNDKNQNTAAIARDFENLGFKIIATEGTSKFLTSNKIENEKVFKVSEGRPNIVDHIKNGKIQFIVNTPLGEEARFDEYAIGWAAIEHKVSFATTLSAASAAVKAIKSLQTGELSVKAIQRFHKSN